One genomic segment of Ostrinia nubilalis chromosome 20, ilOstNubi1.1, whole genome shotgun sequence includes these proteins:
- the LOC135081888 gene encoding uncharacterized protein LOC135081888 — MMVNQNRNCKYKLNCSQTKNATMPSALDPGPFSQPEWSDSSDSVEPAPLPQLGYFVPVRCACDRGTRHVCRRSRRESPRSRRSVSQCSCNSISRRSSVAASPMPLPPLNNTVEMYVEPVVEDTAERSAGWETHRVRLNRVPGYGFGIAVSGGRDNPHFASGDPSIAVSDVLRGGPAEDKLQVNDRIVSVNGVPLENVEYARAVQVLRDSGAAVALVVKRRAPAPPPTAPTTIKLALTRNGKKEDFGIVLGCKLYVKELTMRAREQLNQAGQGLCEGDVVTKINNSPVTDAMTLKEARKLIESCKDRLNLVITRELIREETVTNGNYQNNYNSLEATPHNQYSGGEQISSAYSSSGQNLYVAAPVRGSEGRRGPMSHEGHDQPPRPPPPRNEGEANTKSACLSSDQNLYVSAPVRDSEGRRGPMSHEGHDQPPRPPPPRNEVVRTYTSPRRSEAARADEGHNQPPRPPPPRNEANRRSACLSSGQNLYVAAPVRGSEGRRGPMSHEGHDQPPRPPPPRNEGSEGRRGPMSHEGHDQPPRPPPSRNEGNTLSLKQIPSGSGQNLYVAAPVRGSEGRRGPMSHEGHDQPPRPPNEGNILGSNTMQHIGEAIRRSACSSSGQNLYVAAPVRGSEGRRGPMSHEGHDQPPRPPPPRNEGEANRRSACLSSGQNLYVAAPVRGSEGRRGPMSHEGNDQPPRPPPPRNEADYYSSRRQLFEEDAMGTQRNKPPSEPRLISFQKEGSVGLRLCGGNRSGVFVSGVQPTSPAALQGLQPADKILKVNDMEMKGVTREEAVLFLLSLQERIDLIVQQSPEEYNAVASGQMPGDSFHIKTHFHYTEPTDGEMSFRCGDVFHVVDTLHNGTVGAWQVYRIGRNNQEVQKGTIPNKARAEELATAQFNATKKEMSGNDGKHNFFRRRRSTHRRSKSLGKEHWDEVVLSDSISKFPAYERVVLKQPGFVRPAIVLGAVADIARERLLNESPDQFASPNVLLPCQLCQVLSQHLVPKQPGFVWPAIVLGAVADIARERLLNESPDQFASPSECSPKDQCLKTKVYNQCVLPHLVPKQPGFVRPAIVLGAVADIARERLLNESPDQFASPNVLLRQLCQVLSQHLVLLKQPGFVRPAIVPQFASPSECSVVSDVLLRQLCQVLSQHLVPKQPGFVRPAIVLGAVADIARERLLNESPDQFASPNVLPRQLCQVPSQYLVPKQPGFVRPAIVLGAVADIARERLLNESPDQFASPSTSGGVVARVLFSMQTRGDEQAWSSAVSDVLLPCQLCQVLPQHLVPKQPGFVRPAIVLGAVADIARERLLNESPDQFASPKMDSTLEDSKTKSGGIIRLSSIRSIMERGKHALLDITPNAVDRLNYAQFYPIVIFLKADNKHIIKQLRAGLPKSAHKSSKKLLEQCQHMERVWGHVFTHTITLSEANQNTWFNKLEELIQITQQQQLWVSETKHVEMVSDIYFPIPPSPYPAFYPISYPLNFYPQSPQRPTIRSPQNISASNLKSTKRHDQVYDANRNHVVPYYYSETLQHCMPNNVFGVPNPYMNKNRHTMANYPYDDRQNYYQRSKLGAKMQGMNSPEISQIFAKCNVPQPQTFRPYSVLETSSKSPVPNVQRPSSVVPTSEQFRPASAFFPTGNDLGKTNEVPEWKVRLQKENPKPIFKADKPLRQICRIPNCKCNEKPVVDPERFSEIRTLPSVSERSLNKMKNLSLPTLKLDELEKDAQNSTQAERDVAPVINKPISEQHLGIIHLSCIVTPFHTHPTGRCESKWPTLTKWRRSQNGCRQNGREQRPEPLSDDFLFSMSSSTENCRLSYASSPESDLEVSPPPAPRLVKSSSDPSIATTQDNMDRDDDMNHMADAVPPPYTQGGYGDSKYGFAATNGSDQAPPYHGNAPPLYGPVPELPPRGPAGRPAGGVLLPAPPPARPPHSLRHNPQNPRPSAQERLFGPPKEGGSDETATYTARPTSMIIQPTQGQGSLDRHRHPTNPQSSYDGTPSYDYSSSNNGSAMGSCRLPPNAPDDLKVAPPSVSKMEPPPPPNPSAMSAQSPQRNSNSHEHNSLDYRNNENNYRSPENYRSPQQNRPPLVNGNSPHTPMHARGPSLPNVPSNDHAKYSGRTNSASQADYTGRGGAPVPPYKPVPPPKPKHYRPPDNGHHPRNGSMEPGPPAGSPRAPAAYPPPHHYQHQHSHSQPHRPHNNYQQQNMYGGQMPPQSPPYSGPPSHHRAINLPHNPHLIDLAGSREQRGSAFELYRKPQHMHNLSSDAMNSSVERDESFSPKTKKKLSKKPSFIKNAVLDLFRSKSKNSQKVSRQKSLCESDLQQRHLPMLRREKSDVSDLSIHMRNQQIRNQMLQRSNSSCEKPVLKPILKRQSSFCNERNGSICTVRDFDAKPVVKNLRRQNSMCDIETEPKVTPLLRRQNSLIEYNRRGIYGQTSSFNMITKIDPIYQRQQQKHEPFHPTQPLPPEPLYQSKDHLVYDPIPKPRRTYTSSLYDTSSENPYATRSEASNASFENPYGNRQTMAMPLMDPPYATRAECVRENPYATRAECARENPYATRAECTRENPYATRAECMRENPYATRAECVRESPYATRSELISESPYATKQEINKQQTESLYSESPYSSKEQMLRQRMVSESPYSTKEEMLRQRFSESPYNTKEELLKQRMDGTFTAKEPLYGKRTYDPPPSTSWSESSYAVRPDRRLQTPVSFPGRVSPMSKCMSEPPYASRTEMMARLGQAESPYATRSEIKSSCSENNYSTHQELPDIRHDIRPASAECTYVSRQEILSQKAAFQASKESNYGRLEEKLEMIKQRNQAKKDLIYQSRKEANESDAAKMREPLYVSKRELKESVIYESQQEAKDLSQTPAQDGSARSSPYELSDANHLSRREPLYQSKAEAQEVTEIETFQEIDFSTLRLTESKTDTEKQNSLNVETKILKGEPMYAPRLHGKAEHISNALKATTSLPYESTTSMETHYASECSMNFENKPQSTPYTSQDFQDRAGKSNRSVTFCEKIVEKSAETSQENSENMSASQNETTVVNNQSTIVLAEGNDSVNNSEVEPEGPHTTWGIFDSEGGVLEDRQWGVSLIIPPKAIAPGIKQKIYFTVSDPRLSQRVGGPPIDMDNGEAMLSPLVMCGPQGLVFLRPVTLRLPHCANAVPSLGLTIKATDTEAHLSTDWDQIHIPGTTTLNTVAVKVDHF, encoded by the exons ACAGCCGAACGCAGCGCTGGCTGGGAAACGCACAGGGTACGCCTGAACAGGGTGCCAGGGTACGGTTTCGGGATCGCCGTGTCTGGTGGGAGGGATAACCCCCACTTCGCCAGCGGTGACCCGTCGATAGCCGTGTCTGATGTGCTCAGAGGAGGGCCAGCTGAAGACAAATTACA AGTAAACGACAGGATAGTGTCCGTGAACGGTGTCCCCCTAGAGAATGTGGAGTACGCGCGGGCAGTACAAGTGTTACGAGACTCCGGCGCGGCGGTCGCTCTCGTGGTCAAGCGGcgagcgcccgcgccgccgcccaccGCGCCTACCACCATCAAGCTGGCGCTGACGAGGAACGGGAAGAAGGAAG ACTTCGGAATCGTCCTAGGCTGCAAGCTGTACGTGAAAGAGCTCACCATGCGAGCTCGGGAGCAGTTAAACCAAGCCGGGCAAGGTCTCTGCGAAGGAGACGTGGTGACGAAGATCAACAACAGCCCCGTCACCGACGCCATGACCCTGAAGGAAGCCAGGAAACTTATAGAGTCCTGTAAAGACAGGCTTAACCTGGTCATAACTAGAGAATTGATCAGGGAAGAAACGGTGACGAATGGGAATTATCAGAACAACTACAATAGTTTAG AAGCGACACCCCATAACCAGTACTCAGGCGGGGAACAGATCTCATCAGCGTACTCAAGCAGTGGCCAAAACTTGTACGTCGCCGCGCCCGTCAGAGGTAGCGAGGGCAGACGAGGGCCCATGTCGCATGAGGGCCACGACCAGCCGCCTAGACCACCGCCTCCTAGGAACGAAG GGGAAGCAAACACGAAATCTGCGTGCTTAAGCAGTGATCAGAACTTGTACGTCTCCGCGCCTGTTAGAGACAGTGAGGGCAGACGAGGGCCCATGTCGCATGAGGGCCACGACCAGCCGCCTAGACCGCCGCCTCCTAGGAACGAAG TGGTCAGAACTTATACGTCGCCGCGCCGGTCAGAGGCAGCGAGGGCAGACGAGGGCCACAACCAGCCGCCTAGACCGCCGCCTCCTAGGAACGAAG CAAACAGGAGATCTGCGTGCTTAAGCAGTGGTCAGAACCTATACGTCGCTGCTCCTGTTAGAGGCAGCGAGGGCAGACGAGGGCCCATGTCGCATGAGGGCCACGACCAGCCGCCTAGACCGCCGCCTCCTAGGAACGAAG GCAGCGAGGGGAGACGAGGGCCCATGTCGCATGAGGGCCACGACCAGCCGCCTAGACCGCCGCCTTCTAGGAACGAAGGTAATACTCTCTCTCTCAAACAGATCCCATCAGGCAGTGGTCAGAACCTATACGTCGCCGCGCCTGTCAGAGGCAGCGAGGGCAGACGAGGGCCCATGTCGCATGAGGGCCACGACCAGCCGCCTAGACCGCCGAACGAAGGTAATATTCTTGGAAGCAACACCATGCAACATATAGGGGAAGCAATTAGGAGATCAGCGTGCTCAAGCAGTGGTCAGAACCTatatgtcgctgctcctgttagAGGCAGCGAGGGCAGACGAGGGCCCATGTCGCACGAGGGCCACGACCAGCCGCCTAGACCGCCGCCTCCTAGGAACGAAG GGGAGGCAAACAGGAGATCTGCGTGCTTAAGCAGTGGTCAGAACCTATACGTCGCTGCTCCTGTTAGAGGCAGCGAGGGCAGACGAGGGCCCATGTCGCATGAGGGCAACGATCAGCCGCCTAGACCGCCGCCTCCTAGGAACGAAG CAGATTATTATAGCAGCAGAAGACAGCTGTTTGAAGAAGATGCGATGGGAACACAAAGGAATAAACCACC aagCGAGCCAAGGTTAATCAGTTTCCAAAAAGAGGGTTCAGTTGGCCTCAGACTTTGCGGAGGGAATAGGTCTGGAGTCTTTGTATCAGGGGTGCAGCCCACCAGTCCAGCGGCGTTGCAAGGGTTACAGCCGGCTGATAAAATTCTCAAG GTAAACGACATGGAAATGAAAGGCGTGACGCGGGAAGAGGCAGTGCTATTCCTGCTGAGCTTGCAAGAGCGGATCGACTTGATCGTGCAGCAGTCGCCTGAAGAGTACAACGCGGTAGCCAGCGGGCAGATGC CCGGCGACTCGTTCCACATAAAGACGCACTTCCACTACACGGAGCCGACGGACGGCGAGATGTCGTTCCGATGCGGCGACGTGTTTCACGTTGTGGACACGCTACATAACGGAACAGTTGGCGCTTGGCAGGTCTACAGGATAG GTCGTAACAACCAAGAGGTGCAAAAAGGCACGATCCCCAACAAAGCAAGAGCCGAAGAATTGGCCACGGCACAATTCAACGCGACCAAGAAAGAGATGTCAGGCAACGATGGAAAACACAACTTCTTCCGACGCCGACGGTCTACGCATCGACGAAGCAAGAGTTTGGGCAAG GAACACTGGGACGAAGTGGTCCTATCAGACAGCATCAGCAAGTTCCCAGCGTACGAACGCGTGGTTCTGAAGCAGCCGGGCTTCGTGCGGCCTGCCATAGTGCTGGGCGCGGTGGCTGACATCGCGCGGGAGCGGCTCCTCAACGAGAGCCCGGACCAGTTCGCCTCGCCTA ACGTCCTGCTGCCGTGTCAGCTGTGTCAGGTCCTATCACAGCATCTGGTGCCGAAGCAGCCGGGCTTCGTGTGGCCTGCCATAGTGCTGGGCGCGGTGGCGGATATCGCGCGGGAGCGGCTCCTCAACGAGAGCCCGGACCAGTTCGCCTCGCCTAGTGAGTGTAGTCCAAAAgaccagtgcctgaagacgaaagtctacaaccaatgtgtgttacca CATCTGGTGCCGAAGCAGCCGGGCTTCGTGCGGCCTGCCATAGTGCTGGGCGCGGTGGCGGACATCGCGCGGGAGCGGCTCCTCAACGAGAGCCCGGACCAGTTCGCCTCGCCTA ACGTCCTGCTGCGTCAGCTGTGTCAGGTCCTATCACAGCATCTGGTGCTGCTGAAGCAGCCGGGCTTCGTGCGGCCTGCCATAGTGCCACAGTTCGCCTCGCCTAGTGAGTGTAGCGTGGTGTCAGACGTCCTGCTGCGTCAGCTGTGTCAGGTCCTATCACAGCATCTGGTGCCGAAGCAGCCGGGCTTCGTGCGGCCTGCCATAGTGCTGGGCGCGGTGGCTGACATCGCGCGGGAGCGGCTCCTCAACGAGAGCCCGGACCAGTTCGCCTCGCCTA ACGTCCTGCCGCGTCAGTTGTGTCAGGTCCCATCACAGTATCTGGTGCCGAAGCAGCCGGGCTTCGTGCGGCCTGCCATAGTGCTGGGCGCGGTAGCTGATATCGCGCGGGAGCGGCTCCTCAACGAGAGCCCGGACCAGTTCGCCTCGCCTA gtACCTCAGGAGGGGtcgtcgcgcgtgttttgttttcgatgcaaactcgcggagatgaacaggcctggagTAGCGCGGTGTCAGACGTCCTGCTGCCGTGTCAGCTGTGTCAGGTCCTACCACAGCATTTGGTGCCGAAGCAGCCGGGCTTCGTGCGGCCTGCCATAGTGCTGGGCGCGGTGGCGGACATCGCGCGGGAGCGGCTCCTCAACGAGAGCCCGGACCAGTTCGCCTCGCCTA AAATGGACAGCACCCTAGAAGACAGCAAAACCAAATCCGGCGGCATTATTCGTCTGTCCAGCATCAGGAGTATCATGGAGCGAGGGAAGCACGCTCTCCTGGATATCACGCCCAACGCGGTGGACAGACTCAACTACGCACAGTTCTACCCTATAGTGATATTCCTGAAGGCTGACAACAAGCATATTATTAAGCAGTTGAGAGCTGGCTTGCCTAA ATCCGCCCACAAATCGTCCAAGAAGCTTCTAGAACAGTGCCAACACATGGAGCGCGTCTGGGGTCACGTGTTCACCCACACCATAACCCTCAGCGAAGCCAACCAGAACACCTGGTTCAATAAGCTGGAGGAGCTCATTCAGATcacgcagcagcagcagctttgGGTGTCTGAGACCAAG CACGTTGAAATGGTGTCGGACATATATTTCCCCATCCCGCCGTCTCCTTACCCCGCCTTTTACCCAATCTCCTACCCTCTGAACTTCTATCCCCAGTCTCCCCAACGCCCTACCATTCGCTCACCGCAAAACATATCTGCATCTAACCTCAAAAGCACGAAGCGGCACGACCAAGTGTATGACGCTAATCGAAACCATGTAGTGCCTTATTACTACTCAGAAACATTACAGCATTGCATGCCTAACAATGTATTTGGCGTACCCAATCCTTACATGAACAAAAACAGACATACAATGGCGAATTACCCCTACGACGACAGGCAGAATTACTACCAAAGGTCCAAATTAGGTGCCAAAATGCAAGGCATGAATAGCCCTGAGATATCCCAAATATTTGCCAAATGTAACGTCCCCCAACCTCAAACGTTCAGACCGTACAGTGTTCTTGAAACGTCCTCCAAATCTCCAGTTCCCAACGTCCAAAGACCGTCTTCTGTAGTGCCAACTTCTGAGCAGTTCCGTCCTGCCTCTGCCTTCTTTCCAACCGGGAACGATCTGGGGAAAACTAATGAGGTTCCAGAATGGAAAGTGCGCCTTCAAAAAGAGAATCCGAAACCTATATTCAAAGCTGACAAACCTTTGCGACAAATCTGTCGAATTCCAAATTGTAAGTGCAACGAAAAACCCGTTGTAGATCCTGAACGCTTTAGCGAGATCCGAACTTTGCCTTCTGTATCAGAAAGGTCTTTGAACAAAATGAAAAACTTGTCTTTGCCAACCTTGAAGTTAGACGAGTTAGAAAAGGATGCACAGAATTCCACGCAGGCAGAAAGAGATGTCGCCCCTGTTATAAACAAACCTATATCTGAGCAGCACTTGGG AATCATTCATTTGTCTTGTATTGTCACCCCATTCCATACCCACCCTACCGGACGCTGCGAATCAAAATGGCCGACGCTCACAAAATGGCGACGTTCTCAAAATGGCTGCCGACAAAATGGACGAGAACAGAGGCCCGAGCCGTTGTCGGACGACTTTTTGTTCTCGATGTCGTCGAGTACCGAGAACTGTAGACTGTCGTACGCGTCGAGTCCCGAAAGTGACTTGGAAGTGAGTCCGCCGCCGGCGCCGAGGCTCGTCAAGTCGTCATCAGACCCGTCGATCGCGACCACCCAGGACAACATGGACCGAGATGACGATATGAACCACATGGCCGACGCTGTGCCTCCACCCTACACG CAGGGTGGCTACGGCGACAGCAAGTACGGTTTCGCGGCCACCAACGGTTCGGATCAAGCGCCTCCGTACCACGGTAACGCGCCGCCGCTATACGGGCCGGTGCCGGAGCTCCCGCCGCGAGGCCCGGCCGGACGCCCCGCCGGCGGGGTGTTGCTACCGGCGCCCCCGCCAGCCAGACCGCCGCATTCTTTGAGACATAACCCGCAG AACCCCCGCCCCAGTGCCCAAGAGCGCCTCTTCGGGCCTCCCAAGGAGGGCGGCAGCGACGAAACCGCCACGTACACCGCCCGCCCTACCAGTATGATCATCCAGCCCACGCAGGGACAGGGATCCTTGGACCGGCATCGACACCCTACGAATCCG CAAAGTTCATACGACGGCACCCCGTCGTACGACTACAGCAGTTCGAACAACGGCTCGGCGATGGGCTCCTGCCGGCTGCCGCCTAACGCGCCCGACGACCTCAAAGTTGCGCCGCCTTCAGT CAGTAAAATGGAACCGCCTCCTCCGCCAAACCCGTCCGCTATGTCGGCGCAGAGTCCGCAGCGGAATTCGAATTCTCACGAACACAACTCGCTCGATTACAGAAATAATGAAAACAACTACAG GTCACCAGAGAACTACCGAAGTCCACAGCAGAACAGGCCTCCCCTAGTGAATGGGAACAGTCCTCACACTCCCATGCACGCGCGAGGGCCTTCCCTCCCTAACGTGCCGTCTAACGATCATGCCAAATATAG TGGAAGAACAAATTCGGCCTCCCAAGCTGATTACACGGGCCGTGGAGGAGCGCCAGTCCCTCCATACAAACCCGTGCCTCCGCCTAAACCGAAACACTATCGGCCGCCTGACAACGGTCACCATCCTAGGAACGGG AGCATGGAGCCGGGCCCGCCGGCGGGGTCGCCGCGCGCGCCGGCCGCCTACCCGCCGCCGCACCACTACCAGCACCAGCACTCGCACTCGCAGCCGCACCGCCCGCATAACAACTACCAGCAG CAAAACATGTACGGCGGTCAAATGCCGCCGCAGTCGCCGCCGTACTCCGGGCCGCCATCGCACCACCGCGCCATAAACCTGCCCCATAACCCTCATCTTATAG ATTTAGCTGGCAGCAGAGAGCAGAGAGGATCTGCATTCGAACTCTACAGGAAACCTCAACACATGCACAACCTGAG TTCTGACGCCATGAATTCGAGCGTGGAGCGCGACGAGTCGTTCTCCCCAAAAACTAAAAAGAAACTATCGAAAAAGCCATCGTTCATTAAAAACGCAGTTCTAGATTTGTTCCGATCCAAATCGAAAAATTCGCAAAAAGTCTCCAGGCAGAAGTCGCTTTGTGAAAGTGACCTGCAACAGAGACACTTGCCGATGCTCAGACGCGAAAAATCCGATGTCAGCGATCTGAGTATACACATGAGAAACCAACAAATAAGAAATCAGATGTTGCAGCGAAGCAACTCGTCCTGCGAAAAACCCGTTCTCAAGCCGATACTAAAACGACAGAGTTCATTCTGTAACGAACGAAATGGGTCTATTTGTACAGTTAGAGACTTTGACGCCAAACCGGTCGTCAAAAACCTTAGAAGACAGAACTCCATGTGCGACATTGAAACAGAACCGAAAGTTACCCCATTGTTGCGTAGACAAAACTCCCTAATAGAATACAACAGGAGAGGAATCTACGGACAAACCTCAAGCTTTAACATGATTACCAAAATAGATCCCATTTACCAAAGACAGCAGCAAAAACATGAACCATTCCACCCGACCCAGCCACTACCTCCAGAACCGTTGTACCAAAGCAAAGATCACCTCGTGTACGATCCGATTCCAAAGCCCAGAAGGACTTATACCTCATCGCTGTATGATACCTCCAGTGAAAATCCTTATGCTACTAGGTCTGAAGCGTCTAATGCTAGCTTTGAAAACCCGTATGGTAATCGCCAGACGATGGCGATGCCCTTGATGGATCCACCTTATGCGACTAGAGCCGAATGTGTAAGAGAAAACCCGTATGCCACAAGGGCTGAATGTGCGAGGGAGAATCCCTATGCCACTAGAGCAGAATGTACTAGAGAGAATCCCTATGCTACCAGGGCAGAATGTATGAGAGAGAATCCATATGCTACCCGAGCAGAATGTGTGAGAGAAAGCCCATATGCCACTAGAAGTGAATTGATTTCAGAAAGCCCGTACGCTACAAAACAAGAAATCAATAAACAACAAACAGAATCTCTTTACAGTGAATCACCGTATTCAAGTAAGGAGCAGATGTTAAGACAGAGAATGGTATCTGAAAGTCCTTATTCGACTAAAGAGGAGATGCTACGACAGAGGTTTTCTGAATCTCCGTATAATACGAAAGAGGAGTTGCTGAAGCAAAGAATGGATGGAACTTTTACAGCAAAGGAACCTCTGTATGGTAAAAGAACATACGATCCTCCTCCGAGTACATCTTGGTCAGAGAGTTCTTATGCCGTGAGACCGGATAGGCGATTGCAAACGCCTGTGAGTTTCCCAGGCAGGGTGTCGCCTATGAGCAAATGTATGAGTGAGCCTCCGTATGCCTCTAGAACTGAAATGATGGCTCGACTTGGGCAAGCGGAGTCACCGTATGCCACACGATCTGAGATCAAGTCCAGCTGTTCTGAAAATAATTACAGTACCCACCAGGAGTTGCCCGATATCAGACATGATATACGGCCGGCTTCTGCAGAGTGCACGTATGTTTCAAGGCAAGAAATATTGTCACAGAAAGCGGCTTTCCAGGCCAGTAAAGAGTCCAATTATGGTAGGCTGGAAGAGAAACTAGAGATGATAAAACAGAGAAATCAAGCGAAGAAAGATCTAATTTATCAGTCAAGGAAAGAAGCCAATGAAAGCGACGCTGCTAAAATGCGTGAGCCTTTGTATGTTTCTAAACGAGAATTAAAAGAGAGTGTAATATATGAATCGCAGCAAGAGGCTAAGGATTTATCTCAAACTCCTGCACAAGATGGTAGCGCAAGGAGTAGTCCTTATGAGTTGAGCGATGCAAACCATTTATCACGCCGTGAACCTCTGTATCAATCTAAAGCAGAAGCTCAAGAAGTGACAGAAATTGAAACATTCCAAGAGATTGACTTCTCGACGTTGAGGTTGACTGAATCTAAAACTGATACAGAAAAACAAAACTCGTTGAATGTTGAGACGAAAATATTAAAAGGGGAACCAATGTATGCCCCTAGATTGCATGGTAAAGCTGAACACATATCAAACGCTTTGAAAGCGACGACGTCTTTACCTTACGAATCTACCACATCTATGGAAACCCATTACGCTTCTGAGTGTAGCATGAATTTTGAGAATAAGCCACAAAGTACACCCTATACATCGCAAGATTTTCAAGATCGCGCTGGTAAATCTAATAGATCGGTTACGTTTTGTGAGAAAATAGTAGAAAAGAGCGCTGAGACGAGTCAAGAGAACTCTGAAAACATGTCTGCTAGTCAAAATGAAACTACAGTTGTAAATAACCAGAGTACGATAGTGCTGGCTGAAGGGAATGATTCTGTAAATAATAGTGAAGTGGAACCAGAAGGTCCTCATACCACTTGGGGTATATTTGACAGTGAAGGTGGAGTCTTGGAGGACAGACAATGGGGAGTGTCATTAATTATACCTCCGAAAG
- the LOC135081768 gene encoding PIN2/TERF1-interacting telomerase inhibitor 1 yields MAMLAGPRRKQKVINLRAKNNAWSNDSSKFGQRMLEKMGWSSGKGLGAKENGIVEHVVARYKNDDRGLGYEDKNDQWTKHEDDFNALLANLSNADSNEEKLHSGVSLEVKSKKSKARVHYHKFTRGKDLTRYSEKDLANIFGKKSLKEEDKTNESVEAQEDVNTTEQVFTEKGSMVDYFKSKLANFKSKSKLLDYEAQPEDDHSDFAFKGFSTNPDECESNDTHQGFGFSFYNSSQTKSDKENGSADQIENVEETTIKKKKKKRKNKDLGEEENIDPPCVENKFSGCDQTEDCETETLSKKSKKKNKNTEEIAHHDLPEKPKKKKSKKKDSDGDCDKQNSPVSEIIPEITEQDDYVPKKKKKRKNKDLHS; encoded by the exons atggCTATGTTAGCGGGGCCTCGTCGAAAACAAAAAGTGATTAATTTGCGCGCTAAAAATAATGCTTGGAGCAATGACAGCAGCAAGTTTGGGCAGCGTATGTTGGAGAAAATGGGGTGGTCTTCGGGCAAGGGGTTAGGTGCTAAAGAAAATGGTATTGTTGAGCACGTCGTGGCTAGATATAAGAATGATGACAGAGGATTGGGCTACGAAGATAAGAACGACCAGTGGACAAAGCATGAGGACGATTTTAATGCTTTATTGGCAAACTTATCTAATG CGGACAGTAACGAGGAGAAACTTCACAGTGGTGTTTCTTTGGAGGTCAAATCGAAGAAAAGCAAAGCTCGTGTACATTATCACAAGTTCACACGCGGCAAAGACTTAACTCGCTACAGCGAAAAGGACCTGGCCAACATATTTGGGAAGAAAAGTCTTAAAGAAGAGGATAAGACAAATGAATCTGTTGAGGCGCAAGAGGATGTAAATACTACAGAACAAGTTTTTACTGAAAAAGGCAGCATGGTAGACTACTTCAAAAGTAAATTGGCTAATTTTAAATCCAAAAGCAAGTTGTTGGATTATGAGGCTCAACCTGAAGATGACCACTCTGATTTTGCATTTAAAGGATTTTCTACGAACCCTGATGAATGTGAAAGTAATGACACTCATCAAGGATTTGGTTTCTCATTTTATAACTCGTCCCAAACTAAAAGTGATAAAGAGAATGGAAGTGCAGATCAAATTGAAAATGTAGAAGAAACAACAattaaaaagaagaagaaaaagaggaAAAATAAGGACCTTGGAGAGGAAGAAAATATTGACCCTCCTTGTGTGGAAAATAAGTTCTCCGGTTGTGATCAGACCGAGGACTGTGAAACTGAAACATtaagtaaaaaaagtaaaaagaaaaataagaatACAGAAGAAATAGCCCACCATGATTTACCTGAAAAGCCTAAAAAGaagaaatctaaaaagaagGACAGCGATGGTGACTGTGATAAACAAAATTCGCCTGTATCAGAAATCATCCCCGAAATTACTGAACAAGATGATTATGTGcctaaaaagaagaagaagcgaaaaaataaagatttacatagttga